From Hyphomicrobiales bacterium 4NK60-0047b, the proteins below share one genomic window:
- a CDS encoding acyl-CoA dehydrogenase, whose amino-acid sequence MSYQAPLEDVQHILTHITDIDQFISDGLAPTLDSELVSAILEEAGKFAADQLAPLNQVGDQQGCSLENGILTTPNGWQEAYTQWKDAGWAALSAPEEFGGQNLPHLLSQAVSEFWNSSNLAFGLCPLLTQGAVDAIADHANDELKHAFLEKMVSGEWTGTMNLTEAQAGSDLSAVRTKATPNGGGTYVIKGTKIFITYGEHNLTENIIHLVLARLPDAPEGTKGISLFLVPKFILDENGNPGKRNDLICSGIEHKLGIHASPTCTMSFGDNEGATGYLVGEENRGLHAMFTMMNLARLSVGTQGVAIIERSAQAAINYADDRTQGSALGSPRGTSDPIIKHPDVRRNISLMKAMTMASRAICLMTAKFIDISIRAVNEEEKKAAAEKAAFLTPIAKAFSTDCAVEATSIGVQVHGGMGYVEETGAAQHMRDARILPIYEGTNGIQALDLLFRKISLDGGKTLKGFMKEMNEIQQASNETTDLQNQLGSYLSSALNDLTETVQFLETEFKAEGNNNPSTLYYAATPLLRLLGLCLGGSYLIKGAINSEKANEPQAEKQKALAAIFAHQFLTQTSGLKLQIIKGAASLETQTNQIFGI is encoded by the coding sequence ATGAGCTACCAAGCACCTCTAGAAGATGTTCAGCATATTCTCACACACATTACGGATATTGATCAATTCATCAGTGACGGCCTAGCGCCAACTCTCGATTCTGAGCTTGTGAGCGCTATTTTAGAAGAAGCTGGCAAATTCGCAGCTGATCAGCTCGCCCCTCTTAACCAAGTTGGAGACCAACAAGGCTGCTCATTAGAAAATGGAATTCTCACAACACCAAATGGCTGGCAAGAAGCCTATACTCAATGGAAAGACGCCGGTTGGGCAGCCCTTTCAGCACCAGAAGAATTTGGCGGACAAAACCTCCCACACCTTCTCTCTCAAGCCGTCAGCGAGTTTTGGAACAGCTCAAACTTAGCCTTTGGCCTCTGCCCTCTCCTAACGCAAGGCGCTGTCGATGCCATAGCAGATCACGCGAATGATGAATTGAAACATGCCTTTTTAGAAAAAATGGTCAGCGGTGAATGGACCGGCACCATGAACTTAACCGAAGCCCAAGCCGGTTCTGACCTGTCCGCCGTTCGAACAAAAGCAACACCAAATGGCGGTGGTACTTACGTCATTAAAGGCACCAAAATCTTCATCACATATGGAGAACATAACCTCACAGAAAACATCATCCATCTTGTACTCGCTCGCCTGCCAGATGCCCCTGAAGGCACCAAAGGCATTTCACTTTTCCTAGTTCCAAAATTCATTCTTGATGAAAATGGAAATCCTGGAAAAAGAAATGATCTCATCTGTTCTGGTATCGAACATAAACTCGGCATTCACGCCTCACCAACTTGCACCATGAGCTTTGGTGATAATGAAGGCGCAACAGGTTATCTCGTTGGCGAAGAAAATCGCGGTCTCCACGCTATGTTCACAATGATGAATTTAGCCAGACTTTCTGTAGGCACACAAGGTGTCGCTATCATTGAGCGAAGTGCACAAGCTGCCATAAATTATGCCGATGATCGAACACAAGGCTCAGCCCTCGGCAGCCCTAGAGGCACATCAGATCCAATTATCAAACACCCAGATGTCCGTCGTAACATCAGCCTCATGAAAGCAATGACCATGGCATCCAGAGCCATCTGCCTCATGACTGCAAAATTTATCGACATTTCCATTCGCGCAGTAAATGAAGAAGAGAAGAAAGCAGCAGCTGAAAAAGCTGCATTCCTCACCCCCATCGCCAAAGCCTTCTCAACGGATTGTGCAGTGGAAGCAACTTCAATTGGAGTTCAAGTGCATGGTGGCATGGGCTATGTCGAAGAAACTGGTGCCGCCCAACATATGCGCGACGCCCGTATTTTACCAATTTACGAAGGGACAAACGGCATTCAAGCGCTCGATCTTTTGTTCCGTAAAATCTCATTAGATGGAGGTAAAACCTTAAAGGGCTTCATGAAAGAAATGAACGAAATACAACAAGCTTCAAATGAAACAACAGACCTTCAAAATCAGCTTGGCTCATATTTAAGTTCAGCTTTAAATGATTTAACAGAGACCGTTCAATTCTTGGAAACAGAGTTTAAAGCTGAAGGAAACAACAACCCTTCAACGCTCTATTATGCAGCCACACCACTATTGCGCTTGCTAGGTCTTTGCTTGGGAGGCAGTTACTTAATCAAGGGGGCGATAAATTCTGAAAAAGCAAACGAGCCCCAAGCCGAAAAACAAAAAGCCCTCGCCGCCATTTTTGCCCACCAGTTCCTAACGCAAACAAGCGGGCTAAAGCTACAAATCATAAAAGGAGCCGCAAGCCTAGAAACCCAAACCAACCAAATTTTTGGTATATAA
- a CDS encoding crotonase/enoyl-CoA hydratase family protein, with protein MSHISVSVNETIQHIQICRADKMNAFTDEMYQSVATALKNSHKTDEIKVNLISGVPGCFTAGNDISDFYTYAEKGSFSPGIIDFLTTLGTLDMPLILAIDGPAVGIGTTMAFHADLVYATPEAIFATPFADLGVTPEAASSYLMPKTMGHARAYEMLALGEKYSAEDAHRAGFVNKIIEADQLISHSLTIAKKLSKKPKNSLLITKQLLKTEREYILSVMEKEVEIFSKQLQSKEAKAAFASFLNKTK; from the coding sequence ATGTCCCATATTTCAGTCTCAGTAAATGAAACCATTCAGCACATTCAAATCTGCCGGGCAGATAAAATGAATGCGTTCACGGATGAGATGTATCAATCAGTCGCGACCGCTCTTAAAAACAGTCACAAAACAGATGAGATAAAAGTCAACCTTATCAGCGGTGTACCTGGGTGCTTTACCGCAGGTAATGATATCTCTGATTTTTACACCTATGCAGAAAAGGGAAGTTTTAGTCCTGGCATCATAGATTTTCTGACAACTCTTGGCACATTAGACATGCCTTTAATTCTCGCCATAGATGGCCCAGCAGTTGGCATTGGCACCACTATGGCTTTCCATGCTGATTTGGTCTACGCCACTCCAGAAGCCATCTTCGCCACACCCTTTGCAGATTTAGGTGTCACACCAGAAGCCGCCTCATCTTATCTCATGCCAAAAACCATGGGGCATGCAAGAGCCTATGAAATGCTGGCCCTGGGAGAAAAGTACTCAGCCGAAGACGCCCACCGCGCCGGGTTTGTGAATAAAATAATCGAGGCTGATCAACTGATTTCTCACAGTCTAACAATCGCTAAAAAACTCTCAAAAAAACCTAAGAACTCACTACTCATAACCAAACAACTTTTAAAAACAGAACGAGAGTACATCCTCTCAGTGATGGAAAAAGAAGTTGAAATCTTCTCAAAACAATTACAAAGCAAAGAAGCTAAAGCCGCTTTTGCTAGCTTTTTAAACAAAACAAAATAA
- a CDS encoding NAD(P)-dependent oxidoreductase, whose amino-acid sequence MSTNPSLKDKSIFITGGSRGIGLAIAKRAAEDGANVTIAAKTTKPHPQLPGTIHSAAAEIENTGGKALAVEMDIRHEEMVKDALAKSADHFGGIDIVINNASAIFLQPTESLEMKRFDLMHQVNARGTFMVSKHALPYLQKAENPHILMLSPPLDMSEKWFSPHVGYSMAKYGMSLVVLGLAGEVRKQNIAVNALWPRTTIATAAIANNFGMDAMKQCRKPEIMADAAHIILSQPSSEITGQFFIDDTLLAKHGMDNFDQYRVDPTKDLIPDFFVPTDDTPPESLKALKEEE is encoded by the coding sequence ATGTCAACAAATCCATCACTAAAAGATAAATCAATATTCATCACAGGTGGCTCAAGGGGTATCGGCCTAGCCATTGCAAAACGGGCAGCTGAAGACGGGGCCAATGTCACCATCGCCGCCAAGACAACCAAACCTCACCCCCAATTACCCGGCACTATTCACTCAGCTGCCGCAGAAATTGAAAATACTGGTGGCAAAGCACTCGCCGTCGAAATGGACATCAGGCACGAAGAGATGGTCAAAGATGCCTTAGCCAAAAGCGCTGATCACTTTGGTGGAATTGACATTGTTATAAATAACGCCAGCGCCATTTTCTTGCAGCCAACGGAAAGTTTAGAGATGAAACGCTTTGACTTGATGCATCAAGTCAACGCCCGTGGCACCTTTATGGTCTCCAAACACGCACTCCCTTATTTGCAGAAAGCGGAAAACCCACACATCCTTATGCTCTCACCACCCTTGGATATGAGTGAAAAATGGTTCTCACCTCATGTCGGATATAGCATGGCAAAATACGGAATGAGCTTGGTTGTTTTAGGGCTAGCCGGCGAAGTTAGAAAACAAAACATTGCTGTGAACGCCCTTTGGCCGCGCACCACCATCGCAACTGCTGCCATTGCCAACAATTTTGGTATGGATGCCATGAAACAATGCCGCAAACCAGAAATCATGGCAGATGCCGCACACATCATCTTATCGCAACCTTCATCAGAAATTACCGGCCAGTTTTTCATAGACGATACTTTATTGGCCAAACACGGAATGGATAATTTTGATCAATATAGAGTGGACCCAACAAAAGATTTAATCCCGGATTTCTTCGTCCCAACTGATGACACCCCACCCGAAAGTTTAAAAGCGCTGAAAGAAGAAGAATAA
- a CDS encoding histone deacetylase family protein, producing MSTLYLTHPSCLEHENGLGHPERPDRLRAIEKLLSHELFNDLTREQAKSGSIEQIARVHPQNYIDLIENSRPTEGHAYIDPDTSMNKYTWDALLNSIGAATYAVDQVMTGKHKNAFVATRPPGHHAETTRACGFCIFNNIAIAAEQARKVHGAERVAAIDFDVHHGNGTQDIFWSDKDLFYGSTHEMPLFPGTGAKNETGVGNIFNAPLSSGDGGEKFAEAMKERILPTLKNFSPDILLISAGFDAHTSDPLANIHLNEKDFSWISAELMDIADKQCEGRVVSILEGGYHLEGLAKSVGVHMQHLMNAAK from the coding sequence ATGTCAACGCTATATTTAACACATCCTTCATGCCTCGAGCATGAAAATGGTCTAGGTCACCCAGAAAGACCAGATCGCCTGCGCGCCATCGAAAAACTCTTAAGTCATGAACTATTTAATGACCTAACAAGAGAGCAAGCCAAAAGCGGCAGCATCGAACAAATCGCACGCGTGCATCCTCAAAACTATATTGACCTCATTGAAAACAGTCGCCCAACGGAAGGTCATGCATATATTGATCCAGACACATCAATGAATAAATATACCTGGGACGCCCTATTAAATTCAATCGGCGCAGCAACTTACGCCGTTGACCAAGTCATGACCGGTAAGCATAAAAACGCATTTGTCGCCACACGGCCACCAGGCCACCACGCAGAAACAACTAGAGCCTGCGGCTTTTGTATCTTTAACAATATCGCCATCGCAGCTGAACAAGCGCGCAAAGTTCATGGTGCAGAGCGCGTAGCAGCGATCGATTTTGACGTCCACCACGGCAATGGCACACAAGATATTTTCTGGTCAGACAAAGATCTATTCTATGGCTCAACCCATGAAATGCCGCTTTTCCCAGGCACTGGTGCCAAAAACGAGACCGGCGTCGGGAATATTTTTAACGCCCCTCTTTCTTCTGGAGATGGCGGAGAAAAGTTTGCTGAAGCCATGAAAGAGCGCATTCTTCCAACCTTAAAGAATTTTTCACCAGATATTTTGTTAATCTCTGCCGGGTTTGATGCTCACACAAGCGATCCTCTAGCCAATATTCACCTGAATGAAAAAGATTTTAGCTGGATATCAGCGGAATTGATGGATATAGCTGATAAACAATGTGAAGGACGGGTTGTTTCCATTCTCGAAGGAGGGTATCACCTTGAAGGCTTGGCGAAATCCGTTGGTGTTCATATGCAACATCTCATGAATGCCGCAAAATAA
- a CDS encoding exodeoxyribonuclease VII small subunit encodes MSKTENNADIAEMSFETALAELEQIVGRLEHGDVPLAESIQIYERGEALRAHSDKLLAKAEAKVEKLTLSPEGNPSQTSPLEIE; translated from the coding sequence ATGTCGAAAACAGAAAATAACGCAGATATCGCTGAAATGAGCTTCGAAACGGCTCTAGCTGAGCTTGAACAAATCGTTGGCCGCCTGGAACATGGCGATGTGCCACTTGCCGAATCCATCCAAATTTACGAGCGCGGCGAAGCTTTAAGAGCCCATAGTGATAAACTTTTAGCCAAAGCAGAGGCTAAAGTTGAAAAACTAACCCTCTCACCAGAGGGAAACCCTAGCCAAACTTCACCACTCGAGATAGAGTGA
- the dxs gene encoding 1-deoxy-D-xylulose-5-phosphate synthase, with protein sequence MKPSLLDQIKTPHDMKSLNESDLKILAEEVREEMIEAVSITGGHLGAGLGVVELTVALHKTFNTPTDKIIWDVGHQAYPHKILTGRRDRIRTLRQPDGLSGFTKRDESEYDPFGAAHSSTSISAGLGMAVARDLDEKDHNVIAVIGDGAMSAGMAYEAMNNAGAMHSRLIVILNDNDMSIAPPVGAMSAYLARLVSGKTYLSLRETAKQLTAHLPKFMQDKARKTEEYARGFWAGGSLFEELGFYYVGPIDGHNLDHLLPIMQNVKETEKGPILLHVVTQKGKGYHPAENSADKYHGVGRFNIITGEKEKAKANAPSYTGTFAHGLTKEAEKDDKIVAVTAAMPSGTGLDTFAKTFPSRTFDVGIAEQHAVTFAAGLATQGYKPFAAIYSTFLQRAYDQIVHDVAIQKLPVRFAIDRAGLVGADGPTHAGSFDVAYLANLPGFTVMAAADEAELIHMVATAASINDGPSSFRYPRGEGVGVEMPDTGKILEIGKGRIIEEGSSVALLSFGTRLEESRKAAEILSSFGLSTTIADARFAKPLDEAMIADLAKNHEILITIEEGAVGGFGSHVAHYLTNNGLLDNGLKFRQLTLPDIFIDHNAPKVQYDLAELNAPHIVKCVMTALGKEFKVGQDLA encoded by the coding sequence GTGAAACCCTCATTGCTCGATCAAATCAAAACCCCGCATGACATGAAGTCACTCAATGAGAGTGATCTCAAAATTTTAGCTGAAGAAGTTCGCGAAGAAATGATTGAAGCCGTTTCAATCACCGGCGGACACTTGGGTGCAGGGCTTGGTGTTGTCGAACTAACAGTGGCCCTTCACAAAACCTTTAATACCCCAACAGACAAAATCATCTGGGATGTTGGCCACCAAGCCTATCCGCATAAAATCCTAACCGGCAGAAGAGACAGAATTAGAACCCTGCGCCAACCAGACGGGCTCTCCGGTTTCACCAAACGTGATGAAAGCGAATACGACCCCTTTGGTGCCGCCCACTCATCAACGTCAATCTCAGCTGGCCTTGGTATGGCCGTAGCGCGCGATCTGGATGAAAAAGATCATAATGTCATTGCTGTCATTGGTGACGGTGCAATGAGCGCAGGCATGGCCTATGAAGCCATGAATAATGCTGGCGCCATGCACTCACGCCTCATTGTAATCCTAAACGATAATGACATGTCTATCGCACCGCCAGTTGGTGCAATGAGTGCTTATTTAGCACGGCTCGTCTCAGGCAAAACTTATCTCTCATTACGTGAAACAGCCAAACAACTGACAGCTCACTTGCCAAAATTCATGCAAGACAAAGCGCGCAAAACCGAAGAATATGCCAGAGGCTTCTGGGCAGGTGGCAGCTTGTTTGAAGAGCTCGGCTTTTATTATGTTGGCCCAATCGACGGGCACAATCTCGACCATCTTTTGCCCATTATGCAAAATGTTAAAGAAACAGAAAAAGGCCCGATCCTTCTTCATGTTGTCACGCAAAAAGGCAAAGGCTACCACCCAGCTGAAAATTCAGCAGATAAATACCACGGTGTTGGCCGCTTTAATATCATCACCGGCGAAAAAGAAAAAGCCAAAGCAAACGCCCCAAGTTATACAGGCACATTCGCCCACGGGCTTACAAAAGAAGCTGAAAAAGACGACAAGATCGTTGCTGTCACAGCGGCCATGCCATCAGGCACCGGGCTTGATACATTTGCCAAAACCTTTCCAAGCCGCACCTTCGATGTCGGCATCGCTGAGCAACATGCGGTCACATTCGCAGCAGGCTTAGCAACACAAGGCTACAAACCTTTCGCAGCCATTTATTCAACATTCCTGCAACGCGCTTATGATCAAATTGTTCATGATGTTGCCATTCAAAAATTACCTGTGCGCTTTGCGATCGACCGCGCTGGTCTTGTTGGCGCAGATGGCCCAACTCACGCAGGCAGTTTTGACGTTGCTTATCTTGCGAACCTTCCTGGGTTTACAGTGATGGCGGCCGCTGACGAAGCTGAGCTCATTCACATGGTGGCAACAGCTGCATCCATTAATGATGGTCCTTCAAGCTTTAGGTATCCACGCGGTGAAGGCGTCGGCGTTGAAATGCCGGACACAGGAAAAATCTTGGAAATCGGCAAAGGCCGCATCATCGAAGAAGGCAGCTCTGTTGCGCTGCTCAGCTTCGGCACACGCTTAGAAGAAAGCCGCAAAGCTGCTGAAATTCTCAGCTCATTTGGTCTGAGCACAACAATCGCAGATGCCCGCTTTGCCAAACCATTGGACGAAGCCATGATCGCCGATCTGGCTAAAAACCATGAGATTCTAATCACCATTGAAGAAGGTGCTGTCGGCGGCTTTGGCTCACACGTGGCTCACTATCTCACCAACAACGGCTTACTCGACAACGGCCTAAAGTTCCGCCAACTCACTTTGCCGGATATCTTCATCGATCATAACGCCCCAAAAGTGCAATATGACCTCGCCGAACTCAACGCCCCTCACATCGTAAAATGCGTCATGACAGCCCTCGGCAAAGAATTCAAAGTCGGGCAAGATTTAGCTTAA
- a CDS encoding winged helix-turn-helix transcriptional regulator: MSNFPMPGTPVRGSKTGVPIMALLDLFGRPWSLGVLWQLCEQGVATFRELQARCEGISPTVLNSRLKELKQAGLIETTENGYCATKNGREVFDMIKPLKAWSVKWAKSL; this comes from the coding sequence ATGTCGAATTTTCCGATGCCGGGCACGCCTGTGCGTGGTTCTAAAACTGGTGTGCCGATTATGGCGCTTTTGGATTTGTTCGGGAGACCGTGGTCTCTTGGGGTGTTGTGGCAACTGTGCGAGCAGGGAGTTGCTACGTTTCGTGAATTGCAAGCGCGGTGTGAGGGCATTTCTCCAACGGTGCTTAATTCCCGATTAAAGGAATTAAAACAAGCTGGTTTGATCGAGACGACTGAAAATGGTTATTGCGCCACGAAGAACGGGCGTGAGGTGTTTGACATGATCAAGCCGCTAAAAGCTTGGTCAGTTAAGTGGGCGAAGAGTTTGTAA
- the menH gene encoding 2-succinyl-6-hydroxy-2,4-cyclohexadiene-1-carboxy late synthase has product MSHPPDNLPHHEIIKAKRSTSQWLIMVHGLTQNKNLFNKQIPEFKDDLNLLLIDLPGHGGSSKIKGPYGLSEYAHAIHQVIAHHNITNSIFWGTHIGAGAGLLLACQKPNLFSSLILEGPVFPGRNFPLVSKLLDKIAKVKATKGLTAAKETWWQNGPWFSIMQQKPIECRAADQLNLIEEFKGLPWLPEQKSNIKINPIETQLTKINCPTLIINGEHDVPEFIEIANELYERIPNAKQKRIAEAGGFPLWEYPKTVNEAVKTFIQSLQS; this is encoded by the coding sequence ATGTCACATCCTCCGGATAATCTACCCCACCATGAAATCATCAAAGCGAAGCGCTCCACATCACAATGGTTGATCATGGTTCACGGTCTCACCCAGAATAAAAATCTATTCAACAAACAAATCCCGGAATTTAAAGACGATCTCAACCTTCTCCTCATTGACCTGCCAGGCCATGGTGGTTCTTCAAAGATAAAAGGACCCTATGGCCTAAGTGAATATGCACATGCAATTCATCAAGTCATCGCTCACCATAACATCACCAATTCAATATTCTGGGGCACCCATATAGGCGCTGGAGCTGGGCTCCTTCTTGCTTGTCAAAAACCAAATCTATTTTCATCACTGATACTCGAAGGTCCTGTGTTCCCAGGTCGCAACTTCCCACTCGTCTCTAAGCTTCTTGATAAAATTGCTAAAGTCAAAGCAACAAAAGGGCTGACAGCCGCAAAAGAAACATGGTGGCAGAATGGACCATGGTTCTCAATCATGCAGCAAAAACCCATTGAATGTCGAGCAGCAGATCAGCTAAACCTCATAGAGGAATTTAAAGGTTTACCTTGGCTTCCAGAGCAAAAAAGCAACATAAAAATCAACCCAATTGAAACCCAACTCACAAAAATAAACTGCCCAACTCTCATAATAAACGGCGAGCATGATGTCCCCGAATTTATCGAAATAGCGAATGAGTTATACGAACGAATTCCTAACGCAAAGCAAAAAAGAATTGCAGAAGCCGGCGGCTTTCCACTTTGGGAATATCCAAAAACAGTCAATGAAGCTGTAAAAACATTCATTCAATCCCTGCAAAGTTGA
- a CDS encoding helix-turn-helix domain-containing protein: protein MDKSDALSSFAALAQQTRLDVLRLLIKAGEQGMSAGEIGEQLAIKQNTMSANLTNLARTNLVTNKREGRSIRYYANFAGIRELIGFLMEDCCGGNPEICNPLLEQLKCP from the coding sequence ATGGATAAATCAGACGCACTTTCATCATTCGCAGCTTTGGCTCAGCAAACCAGATTGGATGTTTTAAGGCTTTTAATTAAAGCTGGTGAACAAGGCATGTCCGCTGGGGAAATAGGTGAACAGCTTGCTATCAAACAAAATACAATGTCGGCCAACCTAACCAATCTGGCTCGAACAAATTTAGTCACCAACAAACGTGAAGGACGCTCCATTAGGTACTATGCAAACTTTGCTGGCATACGTGAGCTAATCGGCTTTCTAATGGAAGATTGCTGTGGCGGTAATCCAGAAATTTGCAATCCTCTCTTAGAGCAACTGAAATGTCCGTAA
- a CDS encoding MIP/aquaporin family protein, producing the protein MYSNLQKYAAELIGTAFLLATVVGSGIMAENLAGGNIAIALLGNTIPTGAILVVLITMLGPISGAHFNPAVTLIFVLKKEISVSNSAMYVLLQIIGGILGVWVAHLMFDIDVIQFSEKARTGNAQWIAEIVATFGLVFTILATLKSAAHTVPMAVGLYITAAYWFTASTSFANPAVTIARGFSNTFAGINPDHIFGFIIAQLIGAILALAVCSFLLSSKKQSA; encoded by the coding sequence ATGTATTCAAATCTACAGAAATACGCAGCTGAATTAATAGGAACAGCATTCCTGCTCGCAACTGTAGTTGGTTCGGGCATTATGGCCGAAAACCTTGCTGGCGGAAATATCGCCATTGCCCTCTTAGGTAACACAATTCCAACCGGTGCCATTTTAGTTGTCCTGATCACAATGCTTGGCCCCATTTCTGGAGCGCATTTCAATCCAGCCGTCACCCTCATATTCGTGCTTAAAAAAGAAATTTCAGTAAGTAACAGTGCTATGTATGTTTTACTCCAAATCATCGGCGGCATCCTCGGTGTTTGGGTTGCACACCTCATGTTCGACATTGATGTTATCCAATTCTCGGAAAAAGCGCGCACAGGTAATGCCCAATGGATCGCTGAAATCGTAGCAACTTTTGGCCTGGTTTTTACCATTCTCGCCACTCTAAAAAGTGCAGCACACACTGTACCTATGGCAGTAGGCCTCTATATCACAGCCGCCTACTGGTTCACGGCCTCAACATCCTTTGCAAACCCAGCAGTAACCATTGCAAGAGGGTTCTCAAACACCTTCGCTGGTATCAATCCAGACCATATTTTTGGTTTTATTATCGCACAATTAATTGGTGCTATTTTAGCGCTTGCTGTTTGCTCTTTCCTCTTATCCAGCAAGAAACAATCAGCATAA
- a CDS encoding extracellular solute-binding protein produces MSKFLQVAAVLSLCMFTAPLSATAEEKSIILQSTTSTENSGLLNHLIPIFKKDTGIRIHVVAVGTGQALKNAQNGDGDVLLVHAKSAEETFVKDGYGVERFNVMFNDFVILGPKNDPAKVKGLKNVTLGLAKISNKKASFISRGDDSGTHKKELKLWKNAGITLNRDQTWYRESGSGMGSTLNIAAGMGSYVMSDRATWIAFKNKANLEILIEGDKKLFNQYGVILVNPAKHENVKAKLGQTFIDWLTGPKGQAAIKAFKVGGKQLFFPNAEPAAMKKAS; encoded by the coding sequence ATGTCCAAATTTTTACAAGTCGCAGCTGTTCTCAGTCTTTGCATGTTTACTGCCCCTCTTTCCGCCACAGCTGAAGAAAAGTCGATTATCTTACAATCAACGACCTCAACAGAAAATTCTGGTCTTTTAAATCACCTCATCCCCATCTTCAAAAAAGATACAGGCATCAGAATTCATGTTGTCGCAGTTGGTACTGGCCAAGCCTTAAAAAATGCCCAAAATGGCGATGGTGACGTCCTCCTCGTACATGCAAAATCAGCTGAAGAAACCTTTGTTAAAGACGGATATGGTGTTGAGCGCTTTAACGTTATGTTTAATGATTTCGTAATCCTCGGCCCTAAAAACGATCCTGCAAAAGTTAAAGGCCTGAAAAATGTCACCCTTGGGTTAGCAAAAATCTCAAACAAAAAAGCCTCCTTCATCTCAAGAGGTGATGACAGCGGCACCCATAAAAAAGAATTAAAATTATGGAAAAACGCGGGCATTACCTTAAACAGAGATCAGACCTGGTATAGAGAATCTGGCTCAGGGATGGGTTCAACTCTTAACATAGCCGCAGGGATGGGCAGTTATGTCATGTCAGACAGAGCAACATGGATCGCTTTTAAAAACAAAGCCAACCTGGAAATTCTCATTGAGGGAGACAAAAAACTTTTCAACCAATATGGCGTTATACTCGTAAATCCAGCGAAACATGAAAATGTAAAAGCCAAACTTGGCCAAACTTTCATTGACTGGCTAACAGGCCCCAAAGGGCAGGCAGCGATTAAAGCTTTCAAAGTCGGTGGAAAGCAACTTTTTTTCCCAAACGCCGAACCAGCGGCTATGAAAAAGGCTAGTTAA
- a CDS encoding helix-turn-helix transcriptional regulator: MRYQSIEFLTTKELADLLRIKERRVYDLASSGEVPCSRATGKLLFPRKAIDQWLVENGSGFSALRRKERANIVVGSHDPLLEWALRESRSDLASLFDSSVDGLERFKDGSALSTGMHLYSSQGNVWNEHIVAEEIEFRRAVLVEWAWRDRGFIVAKSNPLDIQEFEHLSKKTVAGRQAGAGSSLLLQSLADKNDFSLKACKFTAEQRSELDCALQVAEGKADVAFGLKSFADQLNLDFVPVIKERYDLLVCRKGWFDPSFQTLIDFTLEDKFKEKAAELGGYDVSEIWSVRYNGE; the protein is encoded by the coding sequence ATGAGATATCAATCTATAGAATTTTTAACGACCAAAGAGCTGGCTGATTTGTTACGTATTAAAGAGCGCCGGGTTTATGACCTGGCTTCTTCTGGAGAAGTTCCCTGTAGCCGGGCTACGGGGAAACTGCTTTTCCCGCGTAAAGCCATTGATCAATGGTTGGTTGAAAATGGTTCTGGTTTTTCCGCCCTTCGGCGTAAGGAGCGGGCTAACATTGTTGTTGGTAGCCATGACCCATTATTAGAGTGGGCTTTGCGGGAATCTCGTTCTGACCTTGCCTCTTTATTTGATAGCAGCGTTGATGGGCTGGAGCGCTTTAAGGATGGAAGTGCTTTAAGCACTGGTATGCATCTTTATTCATCACAGGGTAATGTCTGGAATGAGCATATTGTTGCTGAAGAGATTGAGTTTCGGCGGGCCGTGCTTGTTGAATGGGCGTGGCGGGATCGCGGTTTTATTGTTGCGAAATCTAATCCGTTGGATATTCAAGAATTTGAACATTTAAGCAAAAAAACAGTAGCTGGTCGTCAGGCAGGGGCGGGGTCTTCTCTTCTATTACAGTCTTTGGCTGATAAGAATGATTTTTCTCTTAAGGCTTGTAAGTTTACGGCTGAACAGCGCTCTGAATTAGATTGTGCTTTGCAGGTGGCTGAAGGCAAGGCTGATGTGGCTTTTGGTTTAAAGAGCTTTGCTGATCAGTTGAATTTGGATTTTGTGCCCGTGATTAAGGAGCGGTATGATTTATTGGTGTGCCGCAAGGGGTGGTTTGATCCTTCGTTTCAAACATTGATAGATTTTACTCTTGAAGATAAATTTAAAGAGAAAGCTGCTGAGCTTGGTGGGTATGATGTTTCTGAGATCTGGTCTGTTCGCTATAATGGTGAGTAG